The Ciona intestinalis unplaced genomic scaffold, KH HT000074.2, whole genome shotgun sequence genome window below encodes:
- the zf(c2h2)-13 gene encoding zinc finger protein (The RefSeq protein has 1 substitution compared to this genomic sequence), whose product MSNVTSKSMSKKFCEKNEEKGNCCKYCDKVFRFPSKLVIHLRTHTGEKLFQCDICDKSFTINGSLRRHQKVHTGENPYTCNICDKPFTTTNRLNTHQRIHTGEKPYKCAFCDKSFSVSGSLRCHQRVHTGEKPYKCDICERTFSENGSLRSHQRVHTGEKPYKCDICDKSFVQQCHLRRHQRVHTGEKPYKCDICEKSFVQSGNLKTHQRVHTGEKPYKCDICGKSFSDGSILRSHQRTHTGEKLHKCNICKKCFGENSKLRRHQRVHIGEKPYKCDICEISFVQSCNLRRHQGIHGEKPC is encoded by the coding sequence ATGTCAAACGTCACTTCAAAGTCAATGTCAAAGAaattctgtgaaaaaaatgaagaaaaaggTAATTGCTGCAAATACTGCGACAAAGTATTTCGTTTTCCTTCAAAGCTTGTTATTCACTTGAGAACACATACTGGAGAAAAACTTTTTCAATGCGATATTTGTGACAAATCATTTACAATAAATGGTAGCTTAAGACGTCACCAAAAAGTCCACACTGGTGAGAACCCATACACGTGCAATATTTGTGACAAACCGTTTACTACAACTAATAGATTAAACACTCACCAAAGAATTCACACTGGTGAGAAGCCTTACAAATGCGCCTTTTGTGACAAATCTTTTTCTGAAAGTGGTAGCTTAAGATGCCACCAAAGGGTCCACACTGGTGAGAAGCCATACAAATGCGACATTTGTGAAAGGACGTTTTCTGAAAATGGTAGCTTAAGAAGCCACCAGAGAGTTCACACTGGTGAGAAGCCATACAAATGCGACATCTGTGACAAATCGTTTGTTCAACAATGTCATTTAAGAAGGCACCAAAGGGTTCACACTGGTGAGAAGCCTTACAAATGCGACATTTGTGAAAAATCTTTTGTTCAAAGTGGTAACCTAAAAACCCACCAAAGGGTTCACACTGGTGAGAAGCCATACAAGTGCGACATTTGTGGAAAATCGTTTTCTGATGGCAGCATCTTAAGAAGTCATCAAAGAACCCACACTGGTGAGAAGCTACACAAATGcaacatttgtaaaaaatgtttcggTGAAAATAGTAAATTAAGAAGACACCAACGAGTTCACATTGGTGAAAAGCCATACAAATGCGACATTTGTGAAATATCGTTTGTTCAAAGTTGTAACTTAAGAAGGCATCAAGGAATTCATGGTGAGAAGCCATGTTAA
- the LOC100181899 gene encoding CCR4-NOT transcription complex subunit 10 isoform X2: MSETANKPNVAYSEDEQQLATNAHNFFKQNQFDSALGLLKKLNKTHSNDVCLLHNRALTEFCKSGKTKSIEFRRTLSKLQKALQQSHKDDEDLVIKGEKANHATLHYNQALLLFNIHQYSEAEIILEKLLQNLDVSDEKFHLSVVLLLVECYLINCNTVKAENCIKQIQTTYIEPNEESTKKSSEDKTQGQALGELSPNQLESLRNYIPQLKACCYLKQRSIKACKREIKVLTTTTSSNQQQTPNVPNITTVFLKSNFEYVRCNYHKAYKLLGSSPNMGERQQNISAMLDNNLAVIYSSMGKYHLGNFYMEKSLKENESWLNTSLKQHNNNNGGGNKANSFPISILHMNKRYELLYNRGIQLLHGGDPTSAFDCFITTASVYHTNPRLWLRLAECCIHKYTNQHESEDSPKRKTPTRCFNKVGSSVHRKVVVCSNPSHGRTSNTTSATPTMEFAFICLSNALIIMEREMKHGGCLQKTHNEVKILEEKLSDVTIACLPSPPVVGTRICYLYASILCNSAFVALHLGNASVALQHAACVLNLPKIYGSHRYLANMYAGEALVVLDRISEAIQHLQVDKITNVSCAVAESGKRSPLSDDGSNKSGNGNDETRICKPSICLIDNPKHPYPPNTATAHAHMMLNLAACHCLRSENEKSIKLLQQAANLIPGKSPNQGLMLAVYLNLSSGNINKAVQILQHNDPLLKFDQPLSDRPGSMASHGDNHVTGVTHVASVTHKPGSMTPDRVVKAGKSDGKNKRNRR, from the exons ATGAGTGAAACTGCAAACAAACCGAACGTTGCTTACAGCGAGGACGAACAACAACTTGCAACCAACGCTCACAACTTCTTTAAACAGAACCAGTTCGATTCAGCGCTGGGTTTGCTCAAGAAATTGAACAAAACTCATTCGAACGATGTGTGTTTGCTGCACAACCGAGCGCTCACGGAGTTCTGTAAATCTGGGAAAACGAAATCAATTGAATTTAGAAGAACTTTATCGAAA TTACAGAAAGCCCTCCAACAATCCCACAAAGATGACGAAGACCTCGTGATCAAAGGGGAGAAAGCCAACCATGCTACCCTTCATTATAACCAAGCCCTGCTGTTGTTTAATATACATCAATACAG CGAGGCCGAAATAATTCTTGAAAAACTGTTGCAAAATCTTGATGTTTCCGATGAGAAGTTTCACTTAAGTGTTGTCCTGTTGTTGGTTGAATGTTATCTTATTAACTGTAATACTGTTAAAGCTG AGAATTGCATCAAACAAATCCAAACCACCTACATTGAACCAAATGAAGAATCTACAAAGAAATCATCAGAAGATAAAACACAAGGACAAG CACTGGGTGAATTGTCACCTAACCAATTGGAATCCTTGCGTAACTACATACCTCAGTTGAAGGCTTGTTGTTATTTAAAGCAACGATCGATCAAAGCTTGCAAACgtgaaattaaagttttaacaacaaCCACAAGCAGTAACCAACAGCAGACGCCTAATGTTCCGAATATTACAACTGTGTTTCTCAAAAGTAACTTTGAGTATGTG AGATGTAATTACCACAAGGCTTATAAACTGCTGGGGAGTTCCCCTAACATGGGAGAGAGACAACAAAACATCAGTGCAATGCTCGATAATAACTTGG CTGTCATTTACTCAAGTATGGGGAAGTACCACTTGGGGAACTTTTACATGGAGAAGTCATTGAAGGAGAATGAGAGTTGGTTGAACACATCATTGAAACAACATAACAATAATAACGGGGGAGGGAATAAAGCAAATTCATTCCCAATCTCAATACTGCATATGAATAAGAG ATACGAGCTCCTGTACAACCGTGGTATCCAGCTTCTCCATGGTGGGGATCCAACTTCAGCGTTTGATTGTTTCATCACAACAGCCAGTGTTTATCACACAAACCCAAGGTTATGGTTAAGGTTGGCCGAGTGTTGCATACATAAGTATACGAATCAACATGAATCTGAAG ATTCACCGAAGCGTAAAACACCAACaagatgttttaataaagttggATCGAGCGTTCATCGTAAAGTTGTTGTGTGTTCCAACCCCTCCCATG GTCGCACGTCGAACACAACATCAGCCACCCCCACCATGGAGTTTGCGTTTATATGTCTTTCCAATGCTCTTATTATCATGGAACGTGAGATGAAACATGGGGGATGTTTGCAG AAAACACACAATGAAGTGAAGATACTCGAAGAGAAGCtcagtgatgtcacaatagcTTGCCTCCCTAGCCCTCCAGTGGTTGGAACACGGATATGTTATCTCTATGCCTCGATATTATGCAACAGCGCGTTTGTAGCTCTTCACCTCGGCAATGCAAGTGTGGCGTTACAACACGCAGCTTGTGTGCTGAACTTGCCCAAGATATATGGATCTCATAG ATACCTTGCAAATATGTACGCTGGTGAAGCTCTTGTAGTTCTCGACCGAATATCAGAAGCCATCCAACATTTGCAAGTTGACAAGATAACCAATGTTAGTTGCGCTGTGGCTGAAAGTGGAAAGAGATCACCTTTGTCAG ACGATGGCAGCAACAAGTCTGGCAATGGAAACGATGAAACACGGATTTGTAAACCAT CtatttgtttgattgacaACCCCAAGCACCCATACCCCCCAAACACCGCCACAGCTCACGCACATATGATGCTCAACCTTGCTGCTTGCCATTGCCTGAGGAGCGAGAATGAAAAGTCGATCAAATTGCTTCAACAAGCGGCTAACCTTATACCAGGGAAGTCCCCTAACCAGGGACTAATGCTAGCTGTGTATTTGAACTTGAGTAGCGGGAATATCAACAAAGCTGTGCAG ATTTTGCAGCATAATGATccattgttaaaatttgacCAACCGTTAAGTGACAGGCCAGGTAGCATGGCTTCTCATGGTGACAACCACGTGACGGGTGTCACTCATGTGGCAAGTGTCACCCACAAGCCAGGCAGCATGACACCTGACAGAGTTGTCAAAGCTGGAAAATCTGACggaaaaaataaacgaaaccGTCGCTAA
- the LOC100181899 gene encoding CCR4-NOT transcription complex subunit 10 isoform X1, with protein MSETANKPNVAYSEDEQQLATNAHNFFKQNQFDSALGLLKKLNKTHSNDVCLLHNRALTEFCKSGKTKSIEFRRTLSKLQKALQQSHKDDEDLVIKGEKANHATLHYNQALLLFNIHQYSEAEIILEKLLQNLDVSDEKFHLSVVLLLVECYLINCNTVKAENCIKQIQTTYIEPNEESTKKSSEDKTQGQALGELSPNQLESLRNYIPQLKACCYLKQRSIKACKREIKVLTTTTSSNQQQTPNVPNITTVFLKSNFEYVRCNYHKAYKLLGSSPNMGERQQNISAMLDNNLAVIYSSMGKYHLGNFYMEKSLKENESWLNTSLKQHNNNNGGGNKANSFPISILHMNKRYELLYNRGIQLLHGGDPTSAFDCFITTASVYHTNPRLWLRLAECCIHKYTNQHESEDSPKRKTPTRCFNKVGSSVHRKVVVCSNPSHAGRTSNTTSATPTMEFAFICLSNALIIMEREMKHGGCLQKTHNEVKILEEKLSDVTIACLPSPPVVGTRICYLYASILCNSAFVALHLGNASVALQHAACVLNLPKIYGSHRYLANMYAGEALVVLDRISEAIQHLQVDKITNVSCAVAESGKRSPLSDDGSNKSGNGNDETRICKPSICLIDNPKHPYPPNTATAHAHMMLNLAACHCLRSENEKSIKLLQQAANLIPGKSPNQGLMLAVYLNLSSGNINKAVQILQHNDPLLKFDQPLSDRPGSMASHGDNHVTGVTHVASVTHKPGSMTPDRVVKAGKSDGKNKRNRR; from the exons ATGAGTGAAACTGCAAACAAACCGAACGTTGCTTACAGCGAGGACGAACAACAACTTGCAACCAACGCTCACAACTTCTTTAAACAGAACCAGTTCGATTCAGCGCTGGGTTTGCTCAAGAAATTGAACAAAACTCATTCGAACGATGTGTGTTTGCTGCACAACCGAGCGCTCACGGAGTTCTGTAAATCTGGGAAAACGAAATCAATTGAATTTAGAAGAACTTTATCGAAA TTACAGAAAGCCCTCCAACAATCCCACAAAGATGACGAAGACCTCGTGATCAAAGGGGAGAAAGCCAACCATGCTACCCTTCATTATAACCAAGCCCTGCTGTTGTTTAATATACATCAATACAG CGAGGCCGAAATAATTCTTGAAAAACTGTTGCAAAATCTTGATGTTTCCGATGAGAAGTTTCACTTAAGTGTTGTCCTGTTGTTGGTTGAATGTTATCTTATTAACTGTAATACTGTTAAAGCTG AGAATTGCATCAAACAAATCCAAACCACCTACATTGAACCAAATGAAGAATCTACAAAGAAATCATCAGAAGATAAAACACAAGGACAAG CACTGGGTGAATTGTCACCTAACCAATTGGAATCCTTGCGTAACTACATACCTCAGTTGAAGGCTTGTTGTTATTTAAAGCAACGATCGATCAAAGCTTGCAAACgtgaaattaaagttttaacaacaaCCACAAGCAGTAACCAACAGCAGACGCCTAATGTTCCGAATATTACAACTGTGTTTCTCAAAAGTAACTTTGAGTATGTG AGATGTAATTACCACAAGGCTTATAAACTGCTGGGGAGTTCCCCTAACATGGGAGAGAGACAACAAAACATCAGTGCAATGCTCGATAATAACTTGG CTGTCATTTACTCAAGTATGGGGAAGTACCACTTGGGGAACTTTTACATGGAGAAGTCATTGAAGGAGAATGAGAGTTGGTTGAACACATCATTGAAACAACATAACAATAATAACGGGGGAGGGAATAAAGCAAATTCATTCCCAATCTCAATACTGCATATGAATAAGAG ATACGAGCTCCTGTACAACCGTGGTATCCAGCTTCTCCATGGTGGGGATCCAACTTCAGCGTTTGATTGTTTCATCACAACAGCCAGTGTTTATCACACAAACCCAAGGTTATGGTTAAGGTTGGCCGAGTGTTGCATACATAAGTATACGAATCAACATGAATCTGAAG ATTCACCGAAGCGTAAAACACCAACaagatgttttaataaagttggATCGAGCGTTCATCGTAAAGTTGTTGTGTGTTCCAACCCCTCCCATG CAGGTCGCACGTCGAACACAACATCAGCCACCCCCACCATGGAGTTTGCGTTTATATGTCTTTCCAATGCTCTTATTATCATGGAACGTGAGATGAAACATGGGGGATGTTTGCAG AAAACACACAATGAAGTGAAGATACTCGAAGAGAAGCtcagtgatgtcacaatagcTTGCCTCCCTAGCCCTCCAGTGGTTGGAACACGGATATGTTATCTCTATGCCTCGATATTATGCAACAGCGCGTTTGTAGCTCTTCACCTCGGCAATGCAAGTGTGGCGTTACAACACGCAGCTTGTGTGCTGAACTTGCCCAAGATATATGGATCTCATAG ATACCTTGCAAATATGTACGCTGGTGAAGCTCTTGTAGTTCTCGACCGAATATCAGAAGCCATCCAACATTTGCAAGTTGACAAGATAACCAATGTTAGTTGCGCTGTGGCTGAAAGTGGAAAGAGATCACCTTTGTCAG ACGATGGCAGCAACAAGTCTGGCAATGGAAACGATGAAACACGGATTTGTAAACCAT CtatttgtttgattgacaACCCCAAGCACCCATACCCCCCAAACACCGCCACAGCTCACGCACATATGATGCTCAACCTTGCTGCTTGCCATTGCCTGAGGAGCGAGAATGAAAAGTCGATCAAATTGCTTCAACAAGCGGCTAACCTTATACCAGGGAAGTCCCCTAACCAGGGACTAATGCTAGCTGTGTATTTGAACTTGAGTAGCGGGAATATCAACAAAGCTGTGCAG ATTTTGCAGCATAATGATccattgttaaaatttgacCAACCGTTAAGTGACAGGCCAGGTAGCATGGCTTCTCATGGTGACAACCACGTGACGGGTGTCACTCATGTGGCAAGTGTCACCCACAAGCCAGGCAGCATGACACCTGACAGAGTTGTCAAAGCTGGAAAATCTGACggaaaaaataaacgaaaccGTCGCTAA
- the LOC100179486 gene encoding NADH dehydrogenase [ubiquinone] flavoprotein 1, mitochondrial has protein sequence MSLSRILFSRPLVQCSVVATQVKTFSNAPLKDQDRIFTNLYGRHDWKLKGAMQRGDWYKTKEIILKGNDWVLQQIKESGLRGRGGAGFPTGMKWSFMNRPPDGRPKYLVVNADEGEPGTCKDREIMRHDPHKLIEGCLVAGVAMGARAAYIYIRGEFYNEASNLNVAIKEAYDAGLIGKDSCGSGYDFDIFVHRGAGAYICGEETSLIESLEGKQGKPRLKPPFPAEVGVFGCPTTVANVETVAVAPTICRRTPQWFAGFGRERNTGTKLFNISGHVNHPCTVEETMSIPMKELIERHCGGVRGGWDNLLCVIPGGSSTPLLPKNICDDVLMDFDALVEVTSGLGTAALIVMDKSTDVIRAIARLMEFYKHESCGQCTPCREGVTWMNDTLQRFTRGDADPEEIDSLWEISKQVEGHTICALGDGAAWPAQGLIRHMRPVIEERMKAYHQNKGQAKI, from the coding sequence ATGTCGTTATCGCGAATATTATTTTCAAGACCTCTTGTTCAATGTAGTGTGGTGGCAACACAAGTTAAAACCTTCAGCAATGCTCCATTGAAGGACCAGGATAGGATCTTCACCAACCTATATGGGAGACATGACTGGAAACTGAAAGGGGCAATGCAAAGGGGGGACTGGTATAAAACCAAGGAGATAATATTGAAAGGAAATGACTGGGTGTTGCAACAGATTAAGGAGTCTGGGTTAAGAGGGCGCGGCGGGGCAGGTTTCCCTACTGGCATGAAATGGAGTTTTATGAATCGACCTCCAGATGGTAGGCCAAAGTATTTGGTCGTAAACGCTGATGAGGGGGAACCTGGTACTTGTAAGGACCGAGAAATCATGCGGCATGATCCTCATAAGTTGATTGAGGGATGCTTGGTGGCTGGTGTGGCTATGGGGGCTCGTGCcgcttatatttatataagagGGGAGTTTTATAACGAAGCTTCGAACTTGAATGTCGCAATAAAGGAGGCTTATGATGCTGGTCTTATTGGGAAGGATTCGTGCGGATCTGGTTACGATTTCGATATTTTTGTTCATCGTGGAGCAGGTGCTTATATTTGTGGAGAGGAAACTTCACTGATTGAAAGTTTGGAAGGAAAGCAAGGCAAGCCGAGGTTGAAGCCACCGTTCCCTGCAGAGGTTGGTGTGTTTGGGTGCCCGACAACCGTGGCTAATGTTGAGACCGTGGCCGTGGCACCAACTATTTGTCGTCGCACACCACAGTGGTTCGCTGGGTTTGGAAGGGAAAGAAACACCGGGACAAAACTGTTCAATATATCGGGGCATGTTAACCATCCCTGCACTGTAGAGGAGACTATGAGCATTCCTATGAAGGAATTGATTGAAAGGCATTGCGGGGGTGTAAGGGGAGGATGGGATAACCTTCTATGTGTTATCCCTGGTGGTTCATCTACACCACTTCTTCCTAAGAATATTTGCGATGATGTTCTCATGGATTTCGACGCTTTGGTTGAAGTTACGAGCGGTCTAGGAACGGCTGCGTTGATTGTGATGGATAAAAGCACTGACGTGATCCGTGCAATTGCCAGGTTGATGGAGTTCTATAAACATGAGTCGTGTGGTCAATGCACTCCATGCAGGGAAGGAGTGACATGGATGAATGATACGTTACAAAGGTTCACAAGGGGTGACGCAGATCCTGAGGAGATCGATTCGTTATGGGAGATATCTAAGCAAGTTGAAGGTCACACCATATGTGCGTTGGGTGATGGGGCAGCATGGCCAGCTCAAGGTTTGATCCGACACATGAGACCAGTGATTGAAGAGAGAATGAAAGCCTACCACCAAAATAAAGGACaagctaaaatttaa
- the LOC100184275 gene encoding DTW domain-containing protein 2-like isoform X2 has product MSKIRPTTVCICSHLPIDPIQLKRSRLHILQHPNEENRPLHTVSILRSALHTDSCYVYKGKSFSQQKYPNLHQVFKADNTVLLYPSKNATKLDDLKFNGCCNVVLVDGTWKQASSMFARNPVLDTLTKVQIEAPSISEYVVRTQPNDKCLSTVECAAIALSHTEDDLNLKEVLLKPLRAMCQFQLNHGAVVHQSKEAVARSKMQ; this is encoded by the exons ATGTCTAAGAT CCGACCAACAACAGTTTGCATCTGCTCCCATCTTCCCATTGATCCGATCCAATTAAAACGATCCCGTCTTCACATCTTGCAGCATCCCAACGAGGAGAATCGGCCATTACACACCGTGTCTATTCTACGCTCAGCACTTCATACTGACTCTTGCTACGTATACAAAGGGAAATCATTCTCACAGCAAAAATACCCGAACCTACATCAGGTGTTTAAAGCAGACAATACAGTGCTGTTGTATCCGTCGAAAAATGCGACAAAACTTGACGACTTGAAGTTCAATGGTTGTTGTAATGTTGTGTTAGTTGATGGAACTTGGAAGCAAGCTTCATCCATGTTTGCTAGGAATCCTGTGCTGGATACTTTGACTAAG GTACAAATTGAGGCCCCATCCATAAGTGAGTACGTGGTACGCACACAACCCAATGATAAATGTCTCTCCACTGTAGAATGCGCTGCCATTGCTTTGTCGCATACTGAAGATGATTTGAACTTAAAGGAG GTATTGTTGAAACCACTACGTGCGATGTGTCAGTTCCAACTCAACCATGGAGCTGTAGTTCATCAAAGCAAAGAAGCTGTGGCTAGATCTAAGATGCAATGA
- the LOC100184275 gene encoding DTW domain-containing protein 2-like isoform X1, with amino-acid sequence MDNDDFFDAFNDWDDLTQKREQCLRCGRPTTVCICSHLPIDPIQLKRSRLHILQHPNEENRPLHTVSILRSALHTDSCYVYKGKSFSQQKYPNLHQVFKADNTVLLYPSKNATKLDDLKFNGCCNVVLVDGTWKQASSMFARNPVLDTLTKVQIEAPSISEYVVRTQPNDKCLSTVECAAIALSHTEDDLNLKEVLLKPLRAMCQFQLNHGAVVHQSKEAVARSKMQ; translated from the exons ATGGACAACGATGATTTCTTTGACGCTTTTAACGATTGGGATGATTTGACGCAGAAGCGTGAACAATGTCTAAGATGTGG CCGACCAACAACAGTTTGCATCTGCTCCCATCTTCCCATTGATCCGATCCAATTAAAACGATCCCGTCTTCACATCTTGCAGCATCCCAACGAGGAGAATCGGCCATTACACACCGTGTCTATTCTACGCTCAGCACTTCATACTGACTCTTGCTACGTATACAAAGGGAAATCATTCTCACAGCAAAAATACCCGAACCTACATCAGGTGTTTAAAGCAGACAATACAGTGCTGTTGTATCCGTCGAAAAATGCGACAAAACTTGACGACTTGAAGTTCAATGGTTGTTGTAATGTTGTGTTAGTTGATGGAACTTGGAAGCAAGCTTCATCCATGTTTGCTAGGAATCCTGTGCTGGATACTTTGACTAAG GTACAAATTGAGGCCCCATCCATAAGTGAGTACGTGGTACGCACACAACCCAATGATAAATGTCTCTCCACTGTAGAATGCGCTGCCATTGCTTTGTCGCATACTGAAGATGATTTGAACTTAAAGGAG GTATTGTTGAAACCACTACGTGCGATGTGTCAGTTCCAACTCAACCATGGAGCTGTAGTTCATCAAAGCAAAGAAGCTGTGGCTAGATCTAAGATGCAATGA
- the LOC108950243 gene encoding proline-rich protein PRCC, producing MSLGLVMYDSSSDEDETTEMGGVKCVVSSHKRKILAPMRGVDSDEEELSLKMKKKDVAPKVGLFAKLPAPRNTIGSGKQTERPLIPHVFRRKEEIKKKAPVEVKTIKKKRIEEESESETEEESVSFFSFVDKKEKEEESTPDVDVPSPTKVLPSVDSNPELPDIPVEAPAAPVEIQQVDKHDEQASTAIPENFQKDESFLRIQGKKFRNEKIEFVDYNADSVLAGNKELLLKSISEEKNLNRQSHSKKNSNQPSATQKRKSQLTYLIHQAQEREIELKNAWAAGRASRQATRNKYGF from the coding sequence ATGTCGTTAGGTCTTGTTATGTACGACAGCTCTAGTGATGAGGATGAAACAACGGAGATGGGAGGAGTAAAGTGCGTTGTTTCGAGCCATAAGCGGAAGATCCTCGCTCCTATGAGGGGAGTGGATTCTGATGAGGAAGAACTGTCattaaaaatgaagaaaaaagaTGTTGCTCCTAAAGTTGGATTGTTCGCGAAACTCCCGGCTCCCAGGAACACGATCGGGAGCGGGAAACAAACAGAACGACCTCTCATCCCTCATGTCTTCCGGAGAAAAGAAGAAATCAAGAAGAAGGCACCGGTTGAGGTGAAAACgattaaaaaaaagagaattgAAGAAGAAAGCGAATCAGAAACAGAAGAAGAGTCggtttcctttttttcttttgttgacaaaaaagaaaaagaagaggAATCGACTCCTGATGTTGACGTACCTTCCCCTACTAAAGTGTTGCCTAGTGTTGACAGCAATCCAGAGTTACCTGATATTCCGGTTGAAGCTCCAGCAGCTCCTGTGGAGATCCAACAAGTTGACAAACATGATGAACAAGCTTCAACAGCAATTCCTGAAAATTTCCAAAAAGACGAAAGTTTTTTGAGAATCCAAGGCAAAAAGTTTCGcaacgaaaaaatagaatttgttGATTACAACGCAGACTCAGTTCTCGCAGGGAATAAAGAACTTCTGTTAAAATCGATTTCAGAAGAAAAGAATCTAAACCGACAATCGCATAGCAAGAAAAACAGTAACCAGCCTTCAGCGACGCAAAAACGTAAATCCCAGCTTACCTATTTGATCCACCAAGCACAAGAACGAGAAATAGAGCTGAAAAATGCTTGGGCGGCTGGCAGGGCTTCCAGGCAAGCTACAAGGAACAAATACggattttga